One genomic region from Cryptosporangium aurantiacum encodes:
- a CDS encoding DUF6912 family protein has product MRIYLPATLAMLHQVEADKELGPAPLTAFAVTPALREWYLDDDEEVLEYAAFTQAARAALRLLDADPLAPRRRVVLSADVPDREVTLHPDLDRAVVRSTAVIPLDRLASVHVDGAEAEPDVAAAVKVIMAADLGDEDAQFTVDGTDDHELEWYAVQELPALLEAFPAR; this is encoded by the coding sequence ATGCGGATCTACCTGCCGGCGACGTTGGCGATGCTCCACCAGGTCGAGGCCGACAAGGAGCTGGGGCCGGCGCCGCTCACGGCGTTCGCGGTGACCCCCGCGCTGCGGGAGTGGTACCTGGACGACGACGAAGAGGTTCTCGAATACGCGGCCTTCACGCAAGCCGCGCGGGCGGCGTTGCGTCTGCTGGACGCCGATCCGCTGGCGCCGCGGCGTCGCGTGGTGCTGTCGGCGGACGTGCCCGACCGTGAGGTGACGCTGCACCCGGACCTCGACCGTGCGGTGGTGCGGAGCACGGCGGTGATCCCGCTCGACCGGCTCGCCTCCGTCCACGTCGACGGTGCCGAGGCGGAGCCGGACGTGGCCGCGGCCGTGAAGGTGATCATGGCCGCGGACCTCGGCGACGAGGACGCCCAGTTCACGGTCGACGGCACCGATGACCACGAGCTGGAGTGGTACGCGGTACAGGAACTGCCGGCTCTGTTGGAGGCGTTCCCCGCCCGCTGA
- a CDS encoding methyl-accepting chemotaxis protein gives MSAAAPESAPARRSVFGRFFDLPVRIKLGVLVGASLVALATCLVVTSVSNRTAENTSTRLQDINEASALVLQLDRQATELKSSALQSVVRSDPATQQSILADQVTAADDLLARLEGVELPKSLASAVARIKTAYTDYTAVVTRFVKGAAVDPAGAKTSWAQIAVDNYLTSAVLQNERTLFARTISAEEDAAASSRRQANYVLWTTAAVTALLLCLLARFVVLSITKPLQSVRRALRAMAAGDLTVRAKVASNDEVGQMARALDEAQTEVRNVIASVSDSAFQVAAAAEQMSSTSSTIEASARDASGQAQGAAEAAAQVSDNVQTVARGTEEMGLSIREIAHNATEAARVASQAVGVAQTTTAQIGKLGQSSTEIASVVKVITSIAEQTNLLALNATIEAARAGESGKGFAVVANEVKELAQETARATEDIGTRVGAIQADTEAAIQAIGEISAVITQINDFQSTIAGAVEEQTATTSEMNRSVSAAADGAGGIAANIAGLATATQITTEGISQSQVAVADLTRMAQQLQALTTHFRS, from the coding sequence ATGAGCGCAGCCGCTCCGGAGAGCGCGCCGGCGCGCCGGTCGGTGTTCGGCCGGTTCTTCGACCTCCCGGTCCGGATCAAGCTGGGCGTCCTGGTCGGAGCGAGCCTCGTCGCGCTCGCCACGTGTCTGGTCGTCACCAGCGTGAGCAACCGGACAGCGGAGAACACCTCGACGCGGCTGCAGGACATCAACGAGGCCAGCGCGCTGGTACTGCAGCTCGATCGCCAGGCGACCGAGCTCAAGAGCAGCGCACTGCAGAGCGTCGTCCGGAGCGATCCCGCGACGCAGCAGTCGATCCTCGCCGATCAGGTCACCGCGGCGGACGATCTGCTCGCCCGGCTGGAAGGCGTCGAACTCCCGAAGTCGTTGGCGAGTGCGGTGGCGCGGATCAAGACGGCGTACACCGACTACACGGCCGTCGTGACGCGGTTCGTCAAGGGCGCGGCGGTCGACCCGGCGGGCGCCAAGACCTCCTGGGCCCAGATCGCGGTCGACAACTACCTGACCAGCGCGGTCCTGCAGAACGAGCGGACGCTGTTCGCGCGGACGATCAGCGCGGAGGAGGACGCCGCCGCGAGCAGCCGACGGCAGGCGAACTACGTGCTCTGGACGACGGCAGCGGTGACCGCGCTGCTGCTCTGCCTGCTGGCTCGGTTCGTCGTCCTGTCGATCACCAAGCCGCTGCAGAGCGTCCGGCGGGCGCTCCGGGCGATGGCGGCCGGTGACCTCACGGTGCGGGCGAAGGTCGCGTCCAACGACGAGGTCGGCCAGATGGCACGGGCGCTGGACGAAGCGCAGACCGAGGTCCGCAACGTCATCGCGTCGGTGTCCGACTCGGCGTTCCAGGTGGCCGCCGCGGCCGAGCAGATGTCGTCGACCTCCAGCACGATCGAGGCGTCGGCGCGGGACGCGTCGGGCCAGGCCCAGGGTGCCGCCGAGGCAGCGGCGCAGGTGTCGGACAACGTCCAGACCGTGGCGCGCGGCACCGAGGAGATGGGGCTGTCGATCCGAGAGATCGCCCACAACGCAACCGAGGCGGCGCGGGTGGCGAGCCAGGCCGTCGGCGTCGCGCAGACGACCACCGCGCAGATCGGCAAGCTGGGCCAGTCCTCGACCGAGATCGCGTCGGTGGTCAAGGTCATCACGAGCATCGCCGAGCAGACCAACCTGCTGGCGCTCAACGCGACGATCGAAGCGGCCCGGGCAGGCGAGTCAGGCAAGGGGTTCGCGGTCGTCGCCAACGAGGTGAAGGAACTCGCGCAGGAGACCGCGCGGGCCACCGAGGACATCGGCACCCGGGTCGGCGCGATCCAGGCCGACACCGAGGCCGCGATTCAGGCGATCGGTGAGATCAGCGCGGTGATCACGCAGATCAACGACTTCCAATCGACGATCGCCGGCGCGGTGGAGGAGCAGACCGCGACCACCAGCGAGATGAACCGGAGCGTGTCGGCGGCCGCTGACGGCGCCGGTGGCATCGCGGCGAACATCGCCGGGCTGGCGACTGCGACCCAGATCACCACCGAGGGGATCTCGCAGTCGCAGGTCGCGGTGGCCGACCTGACCCGGATGGCCCAGCAGCTGCAGGCGCTGACCACACACTTCCGAAGCTGA
- the chvE gene encoding multiple monosaccharide ABC transporter substrate-binding protein has product MALLPHRAVPLLVAALLVVAGCSDSAADSISAPDRGMIGLAMPTKESERWVGDGENMVRQFTLLGYRTDLQYADDDVDKQIEQIDAMVERGDKALVIGAINGTALKDVLAKAADADIPVISYDRLIRDTENIDYYATFDNYRVGVLQGTYLVTALGLKSGRGPFNIELFAGSADDNNATFFFNGAMSVLRPYISSGRLVVRSGQTAFAQVATQRWDAAVAKQRMTRILAAYYGSARLQAVLSPYDGISRGILEAVKAAGYSGSNLPVLTGQDAELDSVKLIVNGQQDQTVYKDTRELAKVAVQMTNSLLTGGTPEVNDTKQYNNGVKTVPTFLLQPVNVDKSNYQRILVDGGYYTADQLAA; this is encoded by the coding sequence ATGGCGTTGTTGCCTCATCGGGCCGTGCCGCTGCTCGTCGCCGCGCTGCTCGTCGTCGCCGGCTGTTCCGACTCGGCGGCCGACTCGATCAGCGCCCCGGACCGGGGCATGATCGGCCTGGCCATGCCGACCAAGGAATCGGAGCGGTGGGTCGGCGACGGCGAGAACATGGTGCGCCAGTTCACGCTGCTGGGCTACCGCACCGACCTGCAATACGCCGACGACGACGTCGACAAACAAATCGAGCAGATCGACGCGATGGTCGAGCGCGGTGACAAGGCGCTGGTCATCGGCGCGATCAACGGCACCGCACTCAAAGACGTGCTCGCCAAGGCCGCCGACGCCGACATTCCGGTCATCTCCTACGACCGGTTGATCCGCGACACCGAGAACATCGACTACTACGCGACGTTCGACAACTACCGCGTCGGCGTCCTCCAGGGCACGTATCTGGTCACCGCGCTCGGGCTCAAGAGCGGACGCGGGCCGTTCAACATCGAGCTGTTCGCGGGCTCGGCGGACGACAACAACGCGACGTTCTTCTTCAACGGCGCGATGAGCGTGCTGCGTCCGTACATCAGCAGCGGCCGGCTCGTCGTCCGCAGCGGGCAGACCGCGTTCGCCCAGGTCGCGACCCAGCGCTGGGACGCCGCCGTGGCGAAGCAGCGCATGACCCGGATTCTCGCCGCCTACTACGGGTCCGCCCGGCTCCAGGCGGTGCTCTCGCCGTACGACGGCATCAGCCGCGGCATCCTCGAGGCGGTGAAGGCCGCGGGTTACTCCGGCTCGAACCTTCCCGTGCTCACCGGCCAGGACGCCGAACTCGACTCGGTGAAGCTGATCGTCAACGGCCAGCAGGACCAGACCGTCTACAAGGACACCCGCGAGCTGGCGAAGGTCGCCGTCCAGATGACGAACTCGCTGCTCACCGGCGGGACCCCCGAGGTGAACGACACCAAGCAGTACAACAACGGCGTCAAGACCGTCCCGACGTTCCTCCTCCAGCCGGTGAATGTCGACAAGTCGAACTACCAACGGATTCTCGTCGACGGCGGCTACTACACCGCTGACCAACTGGCGGCCTGA
- a CDS encoding patatin-like phospholipase family protein, whose translation MTRRGLVIGAGGVLGFAWATGALAALERAEGFDCRSVDALVGTSAGSILASLLACGMPVESIVRHHQGAAAHGDPVVDYDEDIDGAGPRPPLPAFALGSPGLLWQAARRPLSMSPIVALSGLVPRGRAAHTGVRRLIGSVLPCDEWPERPQPWVVAMDYQTGQRVVFGRDGAPNASLADAVSASCAVPGWFAPIEIGGRRYVDGGTCSTASVDLLAGCDLDEVYVLTPMASFAYDAPTTFAGRLERRVRRVLTRQLLREAEQLRASGTRVTLLGPGPEDLSVLGSNLMDGRRRSTVLETSLRTSWAALRPESAPRRLRAVPYDIAG comes from the coding sequence ATGACGCGACGTGGCTTGGTGATCGGCGCCGGCGGAGTACTCGGGTTCGCCTGGGCCACCGGGGCGTTAGCGGCGCTGGAGCGCGCCGAGGGCTTCGACTGCCGATCGGTGGACGCGCTGGTCGGGACGTCAGCGGGATCGATACTGGCGTCGTTACTGGCCTGCGGGATGCCGGTGGAGTCGATCGTCCGGCACCACCAGGGGGCGGCCGCTCACGGCGACCCGGTGGTCGACTACGACGAGGACATCGACGGCGCCGGGCCGAGACCCCCGCTGCCCGCGTTCGCGCTGGGCTCGCCGGGGCTGCTCTGGCAGGCGGCGCGGCGTCCGCTGTCGATGTCGCCGATCGTGGCGCTGTCCGGGCTGGTGCCGCGCGGCCGCGCGGCCCACACCGGGGTCCGGCGCCTGATCGGCTCGGTGCTGCCGTGCGACGAGTGGCCGGAGCGGCCGCAGCCGTGGGTCGTGGCGATGGATTACCAGACCGGTCAGCGGGTCGTGTTCGGCCGCGACGGCGCGCCGAACGCCTCGCTCGCGGACGCGGTCAGCGCGTCCTGCGCTGTGCCCGGCTGGTTCGCCCCGATCGAGATCGGCGGCCGCCGGTACGTCGACGGCGGCACCTGCTCCACCGCGTCGGTCGACCTGCTGGCCGGCTGCGACCTCGACGAGGTCTACGTCCTGACGCCGATGGCCTCGTTCGCCTACGACGCCCCCACGACGTTCGCCGGGCGGCTGGAGCGGCGGGTCCGCCGGGTGCTCACCCGGCAGCTGCTCCGGGAGGCGGAGCAGCTGCGTGCCTCCGGCACGCGGGTCACGCTGCTCGGTCCCGGCCCGGAGGACCTGTCGGTCCTCGGTTCCAATTTGATGGACGGTCGGCGACGGTCGACCGTGCTGGAAACCTCGCTGCGGACGTCGTGGGCAGCGCTCCGTCCGGAGTCGGCGCCGCGTCGCCTGCGTGCCGTGCCGTACGACATCGCGGGGTAG
- a CDS encoding WS/DGAT/MGAT family O-acyltransferase, producing the protein MPDRLHPMDVSFLSAETPTTPMHVGGLALLEPSAQGLDVAALRRRVEQRIALVPRFRQRVRSLPAGLGQPVWVDDTRFDLAYHVRRTGLPTPGTDAQLRTLVGRLISVPLDRSRPLWELYLVEGLADGRVAVITKSHPALVDGVSGVDLLHVLLDDSPATADGVTPVWRPAPEPGPAELVLHSAVDFVRHPTHAVSAVKTGVLGAGRLLTAARPAPASPLNAEPGRQRRFADAKTDLAHYRTLRSRPNVTVNDVVLATVAGALRQWLQYRGTPVRPDSVLRALVPTSVRGGPPAAFGGEVGASVATSLVDLPIGEQNPTVRLTQIAYAMRAHAEPGRRVGADALVRLSGFAPATLNAMAARAASGLSRRLFNLVVTNAPGPQRPLFVAGARLREIYPFVPLAAGQTLAIGVTSYDGQVYYGLNADWDAVPDLDVLAGLLAESIDELTEAKV; encoded by the coding sequence GTGCCCGATCGCCTTCACCCGATGGACGTCTCGTTCCTCTCCGCCGAGACCCCGACCACACCCATGCACGTCGGCGGCCTCGCGCTCCTCGAACCGTCCGCACAGGGCCTGGACGTCGCCGCGCTCCGGCGCCGGGTCGAGCAGCGGATCGCGCTCGTGCCGCGGTTCCGGCAGCGCGTCCGCTCGCTGCCCGCGGGTCTCGGGCAGCCGGTGTGGGTGGACGACACCCGATTTGACCTTGCCTATCACGTTCGGCGCACCGGATTACCGACCCCGGGCACCGATGCCCAGCTGCGAACGCTGGTCGGCCGGTTGATCTCCGTGCCGCTCGACCGGTCACGTCCGCTCTGGGAGCTGTACCTCGTCGAAGGGCTCGCCGACGGCCGCGTCGCGGTGATCACGAAGTCACACCCGGCGCTGGTGGACGGCGTCAGCGGCGTCGACCTGCTGCACGTCCTGCTCGACGACAGCCCCGCGACGGCTGACGGCGTGACCCCGGTGTGGCGTCCGGCGCCGGAGCCGGGGCCCGCCGAGCTCGTGCTGCACTCCGCGGTCGATTTCGTCCGCCACCCGACGCACGCGGTCAGCGCCGTCAAAACCGGGGTCCTCGGTGCGGGCCGCCTGCTGACGGCTGCCCGCCCGGCACCGGCCAGCCCGCTCAACGCCGAACCGGGCCGGCAGCGCCGCTTCGCCGACGCCAAGACCGACCTCGCGCACTACCGCACGCTGCGGTCCCGCCCGAACGTCACGGTCAACGACGTCGTGCTGGCGACGGTCGCCGGTGCCCTGCGGCAGTGGCTGCAGTACCGCGGAACACCGGTCCGTCCCGACAGTGTCCTCCGAGCCCTGGTCCCGACCAGCGTCCGCGGCGGCCCACCGGCCGCGTTCGGCGGCGAGGTCGGGGCGAGCGTCGCCACCTCACTGGTCGATCTGCCGATCGGCGAGCAGAACCCCACCGTCCGCCTGACCCAGATCGCGTACGCGATGCGGGCACACGCCGAGCCCGGTCGCCGGGTCGGCGCGGACGCTCTGGTCCGGCTCTCCGGCTTCGCACCGGCGACCCTGAACGCGATGGCGGCACGGGCGGCCTCCGGCCTGTCCCGCCGGCTGTTCAACCTGGTCGTCACGAACGCTCCCGGCCCACAGCGTCCGCTGTTCGTGGCCGGTGCCCGACTCCGCGAGATCTATCCGTTCGTGCCGCTCGCGGCCGGGCAGACGCTCGCGATCGGGGTGACGTCCTACGACGGGCAGGTCTACTACGGCCTGAACGCCGACTGGGACGCGGTGCCGGACCTCGATGTGCTCGCCGGCCTGCTGGCGGAGTCCATCGACGAGCTGACGGAGGCGAAGGTATGA
- a CDS encoding SAF domain-containing protein yields the protein MSAPVSPPARRRRLPSWLDLRVVLGVVLVVGSVVAGARLFAVADRTVQVWAVARDLGVGTVLVSNDLVAVRVRLPENAARYLAANGPEPVGRRLARDVGAGELLPRAALIDRVCGSEVSIPVSTQHVPATVRRGARVDVFATPRGGETTRVLAAVTVQSTVRGSAVGGGSALVVRVADELTADVVRAVRTADIDVVVVTGRAAGDGCGAPPSAGAPSAGVPSAGAPSGGVPSAGAPSGGLPSDAAPSGEPPSDGAPSAGADGTGLPATPPAPTDEGAGTGGSDESGGGDEGARSDGGDGAGRGGGEVERAASLGRWGADR from the coding sequence ATGTCCGCTCCGGTCTCACCGCCGGCTCGTCGGCGGCGGCTCCCTTCCTGGCTCGACCTGCGGGTTGTCCTCGGCGTTGTCTTGGTGGTGGGCTCGGTGGTGGCGGGCGCGCGGCTGTTCGCGGTGGCTGACCGGACCGTGCAGGTCTGGGCGGTGGCGCGTGATCTGGGCGTCGGCACGGTGTTGGTGTCGAACGACCTGGTCGCCGTGCGCGTGCGGTTACCGGAGAACGCCGCGCGATATTTGGCTGCGAATGGGCCGGAGCCGGTCGGGCGTCGGTTGGCCCGGGACGTCGGGGCCGGAGAATTGTTGCCGCGTGCCGCGCTGATCGACCGGGTCTGCGGCAGCGAGGTGAGCATCCCGGTGAGCACGCAGCACGTCCCGGCGACGGTACGGCGCGGCGCCCGGGTCGACGTGTTCGCGACGCCGCGCGGCGGGGAGACGACCCGGGTGCTCGCGGCGGTGACCGTGCAGAGCACGGTGCGCGGGTCCGCGGTCGGCGGGGGATCGGCGCTGGTGGTGCGGGTGGCTGACGAGCTCACGGCCGATGTGGTGCGGGCGGTGCGCACGGCCGATATCGACGTCGTCGTGGTGACCGGGAGGGCCGCAGGCGACGGATGCGGCGCCCCACCGTCCGCCGGCGCACCCTCCGCCGGCGTGCCGTCCGCCGGCGCACCGTCGGGCGGGGTGCCGTCCGCGGGGGCGCCGTCGGGCGGATTGCCGTCCGACGCAGCCCCGTCCGGCGAACCGCCGTCGGATGGGGCGCCGTCCGCCGGTGCCGACGGCACAGGCCTGCCGGCCACCCCGCCCGCCCCGACCGACGAGGGCGCCGGCACCGGCGGCAGTGACGAAAGTGGCGGGGGCGATGAGGGCGCCCGGAGCGACGGTGGTGATGGCGCTGGGCGTGGCGGGGGCGAAGTGGAGCGGGCTGCTTCGCTGGGCCGGTGGGGAGCGGATCGATGA
- a CDS encoding helix-turn-helix domain-containing protein, producing the protein MTTERFLQLADVAEILNISSSQTYALVRSGDLPAIKIGGRGQWRVERAELERYIERMYKETRDFVRSHPFTYTDNTEEELS; encoded by the coding sequence ATGACGACCGAGCGGTTTCTCCAGCTCGCCGATGTCGCAGAAATCCTGAACATCTCGTCCTCGCAGACATACGCGCTGGTCAGGTCCGGCGACCTCCCTGCCATCAAGATCGGCGGGCGGGGTCAGTGGCGGGTGGAACGGGCCGAACTGGAGCGGTACATCGAGCGGATGTACAAGGAGACGCGCGATTTCGTCCGCTCGCACCCCTTCACGTACACCGACAACACGGAGGAAGAACTCAGCTGA